A portion of the Cryptomeria japonica chromosome 5, Sugi_1.0, whole genome shotgun sequence genome contains these proteins:
- the LOC131875879 gene encoding uncharacterized protein LOC131875879 — protein sequence MAKWSPPPCPSFKLQFDGGSKGNPGKSGIGVIIFDHSSNIIMVVGKYIGYGTNNMAEFQALSFGLDLAHSLNIKDIVIEGDSMLACQAVADKKCISWRMQYLLEHILLQLNGFSTFSISHYFREINVFADFLASKVISDGVDHIELTSSDFPISCMKIIS from the coding sequence ATGGCTAAATGGAGCCCTCCCCCTTGTCCAtccttcaaactccaatttgatGGGGGCTCTAAGGGCAATCCAGGAAAGTCTGGGATTGGGGTAATCATCTTTGACCATTCTTCAAATATCATCATGGTTGTTGGCAAATACATTGGTTATGGCACTAACAACATGGCTGAATTTCAAGCTCTATCTTTTGGACTTGATCTGGCTCATTCTTTAAATATCAAGGATATTgttattgaaggggattcaatgcTTGCCTGTCAAGCAGTTGCTGACAAAAAATGCATCTCTTGGCGTATGCAGTACCTTCTGGAGCATATTCTTCTTCAACTTAATGGCTTCTCCACTTTCTCGATCTCCCACTATTTTAGAGAAATCAATGTGTTTGCGGATTTTCTTGCAAGTAAGGTTATTAGTGACGGTGTAGACCACATTGAACTTACATCGTCGGATTTTCCTATCTCATGTATGAAAATTATATCTTAA